A region of Vespula vulgaris chromosome 1, iyVesVulg1.1, whole genome shotgun sequence DNA encodes the following proteins:
- the LOC127065401 gene encoding homeotic protein spalt-major-like isoform X1 yields MQLMRWSITRRLECRGIRQSQEKSCQPTTRIYSSRSSGEENDFISDGEESGGGGGGGDEAVDLTAARTHHGDEDEKDQEDPLEEDEEGVDEQDEQDEDEEGSRKQMHHRQDAENNNNFVEGGASSGIFPPAGTSHVTLEALQNTKVAVAQFAATALAGGADSEAALQDLALLQSTLYTLQHQQVFQLQLISQLQQQLSITHGQSVPQSSTTEPPNSKEASPSPVLHPKALSTLTSPPSCRSPSSSSHRQQSSPAPATPNLPQERPTPSSSASPLNLPLQATTPNVSSSIPTTSNNSSNLALSHQMPPLCSISSSLASSIITNTDPPPLHEPNTLEMLQKRAQEVLDNASQGLLANNLADELAFRGGKGSRLSPYDSKSGGSRGEHFFKHRCRYCGKVFGSDSALQIHIRSHTGERPFKCNVCGSRFTTKGNLKVHFQRHTAKFPHVKMNPNPVPEHLDKYHPPLLQQIASGQRPMPSPPPPPPSHHPSFHPAATAHGFLPPQPPLPLSLALPGMPPLYRSPIINHRDDQELPENLSKPNVTTVPTATSPLSPAALSNSHHSSFHDNHQQQQQKQQLEQEEIKMEQRSPLQEQYPQRPTSRDGTDRITPKKEPEDTEEPVEEETEDFEETTRRYLASPPSSANPPSQPQTYEDCSMDSKISGRLEADGDMEVDEETEEQPENLSSRGTAGRLPQQIVAYPGASPASSSASSGSVQTSFAGILFPGPPAHHQIPHHTVANASVTPTVSAPEMIVDPAKDPAIYSSLLPRPGSNDNSWESLIEITKTSETSKLQQLVDNIEHKLTDPNQCVICHRVLSCKSALQMHYRTHTGERPFKCKICGRAFTTKGNLKTHMGVHRAKPQLRVFHQCPVCHKKFTNALVLQQHIRLHTGEPTDLSLEQIQADEVNEFPPGYSHHPLASFLPQGFPPIHPTSAGFSLGFPPSRQPTIERQHQKNDMDVKEEPQQQQHQQQQQQQHQLLHHQQQQQQQQQQRYMEEHNEEVEEQEDEEEDRREDDERCEVNRDRCIPDTEEEQDHENEESEQKEISLSTFSTSLAALENQVRTITTTATGTASNVARSPSYHRYNGSDKSNSPPTGGAPLDLTPRASSTPASVSSAATPPPQTTPHHAHPFGMFAGLLQTVSSSPSTSTMGSSSSINSVTSMNTVAPGSGASGPLASLTTSAVLAATSTYNPLGLAVGGPAVRGNTTCNICYKTFACNSALEIHYRSHTKERPFKCSICDRGFSTKNAGSDVCSSCAEQRKPFTIKGTPQTNNRYQSEERRTSTSGNEEKPKRRRRRPEERKNRGRTGTGGGRGLTSIYSTVRLPPLMPPALGLLTSDHVFLGNMKQHMLTHKIRDMPPHLFTDAKQQHQQQSQDHESSRSPMCSDDLSLPPPPPPPPPPPPVPPTSIESAVPMKRSPPEGDLPAPKRPPSVPSKHLCQICNKNFSSSSALQIHMRTHTGDKPFRCTVCQKAFTTKGNLKVHMGTHMWTNGASRRGRRMSLDLPPLPITPKDSEFLQRRPDLFYPYLPAPFLNGVQQKLNEISVIQSNNGLPAHSVGAAKYAGLFGSVYSGNGGGFPGDKQPMAPTSNGPLVDGKPAIPTGSMLFQTPSPSHSPGTPSSNSGNQNSASVPSWTTSTGDPLQHHFDREPPSRTENAATPPTARLPPPSAPRGEGLAA; encoded by the exons ATGCAGCTCATGCGATGGAGCATAACGCGTCGCCTGGAGTGTCGAGGCATTAGGCAATCTCAGGAGAAAAGCTGCCAACCAACGACAAGGATTTATTCCAGCCGATCCTCCG GAGAGGAAAATGACTTCATATCGGACGGCGAGGAGAGTGGCGgcggtggaggaggaggagacgaAGCGGTTGATCTTACAGCGGCTCGAACTCATCACGGAgatgaggatgagaaggaTCAAGAGGATCCTTTGGAGGAAGACGAGGAAGGCGTCGACGAGCAAGACGAAcaagacgaggacgaagaaggCTCGCGAAAGCAAATGCACCATCGGCAGGACGCGGAGAACAATAACAATTTCGTCGAGGGTGGAGCGAGCAGCGGGATCTTTCCACCGGCTGGTACTAGTCACGTCACACTCGAAGCCCTTCAAAATACGAAAGTGGCCGTCGCTCAATTCGCGGCCACTGCACTCGCCGGTGGGGCGGACAGCGAGGCAGCTCTACAGGACTTGGCCCTCTTGCAAAGTACGCTCTACACGCTTCAACATCAGCAGGTTTTTCAATTGCAGCTGATAAGTCAGCTGCAACAACAATTATCCATTACTCATGGCCAATCCGTGCCACAATCGTCGACGACCGAGCCGCCCAATAGCAAGGAAGCATCGCCGTCTCCTGTCCTGCATCCGAAGGCATTGTCTACATTGACCTCGCCACCTTCCTGTCGATCACCCAGCAGTAGCAGCCATCGTCAACAAAGCTCGCCGGCGCCGGCAACGCCGAATCTACCCCAAGAACGGCCTACGCCTAGCAGCAGCGCTTCTCCTCTGAATCTACCGCTGCAAGCTACTACGCCTAACGTCTCCTCGAGCATACCAACGACGAGTAACAACAGTAGCAATCTAGCGTTGTCCCATCAGATGCCACCGCTGTGCTCGATAAGCTCGTCCTTGGCGTCCTCGATAATAACCAATACGGATCCACCGCCGCTTCACGAACCGAACACCCTGGAAATGCTACAGAAACGAGCGCAAGAGGTGCTGGACAATGCCAGCCAAGGACTACTGGCTAATAACCTCGCCGACGAGCTCGCCTTCAGGGGTGGCAAAGGTTCTCGGCTCTCGCCTTACGACTCTAAATCAGGTGGCAGCCGGGGAGAACATTTCTTCAAGCACCGATGTCGCTACTGCGGCAAGGTTTTCGGCAGCGACTCGGCCCTACAGATCCACATACGATCCCATACAGGTGAGCGACCCTTTAAATGCAACGTCTGCGGCAGCCGATTCACCACGAAGGGAAACCTGAAGGTCCACTTCCAGAGACACACGGCTAAATTTCCGCACGTTAAAATGAACCCAAATCCCGTCCCCGAGCATCTCGACAAGTATCATCCGCCTCTCCTTCAGCAGATAGCCTCGGGTCAGAGGCCGATGCCGTCTCCGCCACCTCCGCCTCCTTCGCATCACCCCTCGTTTCATCCAGCGGCTACGGCCCACGGATTTCTTCCTCCTCAGCCACCTCTGCCACTCAGTCTCGCCTTGCCCGGAATGCCACCCCTTTACCGGTCTCCCATTATTAATCATCGCGACGACCAAGAGCTACCGGAGAACTTGAGTAAACCCAACGTAACCACGGTACCGACGGCCACCTCGCCCCTCTCCCCGGCTGCTCTCTCCAACTCCCACCATTCCTCCTTCCACGATAATcatcaacaacagcagcaaaaGCAACAGCTCGAGCAAGAGGAAATCAAAATGGAACAGCGTTCGCCTCTTCAAGAACAATACCCGCAACGACCGACTAGTAGAGACGGTACCGATAGAATAACGCCGAAGAAAGAACCCGAGGACACCGAGGAACCGGTGGAAGAGGAGACCGAAGATTTTGAAGAAACGACAAGGCGATATCTCGCTTCGCCGCCTTCTTCGGCTAACCCACCCTCGCAACCTCAAACCTATGAGGACTGTAGTATGGACAGCAAGATAAGTGGCAGATTGGAGGCCGATGGTGACATGGAGGTGGACGAGGAGACCGAGGAACAACCGGAGAATCTTTCTAGTCGAGGAACGGCCGGTCGTTTGCCTCAACAAATCGTCGCATATCCCGGAGCATCGCCGGCCAGCAGCAGCGCGAGCAGCGGAAGCGTTCAAACGTCCTTCGCCGGGATTTTATTCCCTGGGCCACCTGCTCATCACCAAATACCACATCACACCGTCGCGAACGCGAGCGTCACGCCGACCGTCTCGGCGCCCGAGATGATCGTCGACCCTGCCAAGGATCCGGCGATATATTCCAGTCTCCTACCGAGACCCGGGAGCAACGACAATTCCTGGGAGAGTTTGATCGAAATAACGAAAACGTCGGAAACGTCGAAATTGCAACAATTGGTCGATAATATCGAGCACAAGCTGACCGATCCGAATCAATGCGTCATTTGTCACAGAGTACTCTCTTGCAAGAGCGCCCTGCAAATGCATTATAGAACGCATACGGGAGAACGTCCGTTCAAGTGTAAAATTTGCGGGCGAGCTTTTACCACGAAGGGCAACCTCAAAACCCACATGGGTGTGCACCGCGCGAAGCCACAGCTTCGAGTGTTTCACCAATGTCCCGTTTGTCATAAGAAGTTCACGAACGCGCTCGTGCTACAGCAGCACATACGTCTGCACACGGGCGAGCCTACCGATCTCAGTCTGGAACAGATACAGGCGGACGAAGTGAACGAGTTTCCCCCTGGCTATTCGCATCACCCATTAGCCTCTTTCCTACCTCAAGGATTTCCACCGATACATCCGACGAGCGCGGGTTTCTCCCTAGGATTTCCACCCTCCCGACAGCCTACCATAGAACGACAACACCAGAAAAACGACATGGACGTTAAGGAGGAACCTcagcagcaacagcatcaacaacaacagcaacagcaacatcaATTGCTTCATcatcagcaacagcagcagcagcaacagcagcagagATACATGGAAGAACACAACGAGGAAGTGGAAGAgcaagaagacgaagaggaagatcGCAGGGAGGACGACGAAAGGTGCGAGGTCAATCGCGATAGGTGTATCCCGGACACCGAGGAGGAACAGGATCACGAGAACGAGGAAagcgaacaaaaagaaatctctctatctaccttCTCGACCTCTTTGGCTGCTTTGGAGAATCAAGTGCGAACGATCACGACCACGGCGACCGGCACGGCCTCGAACGTCGCGAGATCGCCTTCCTATCATCGTTACAACGGCAGCGACAAGAGCAATAGCCCTCCCACCGGTGGGGCACCCCTCGATCTCACCCCTCGAGCCTCGTCGACGCCAGCCTCGGTATCATCCGCAGCGACGCCGCCACCCCAGACGACACCCCATCACGCGCATCCTTTCGGAATGTTCGCAGGCCTCTTGCAGACGGTCTCCTCCTCGCCTTCCACCAGCACCATGGGATCCTCCTCCAGCATAAACAGTGTCACTTCGATGAATACCGTCGCTCCTGGCAGCGGTGCCAGTGGTCCACTAGCCTCCCTCACAACATCGGCAGTCCTCGCTGCCACGTCGACCTACAATCCGCTCGGCCTAGCTGTCGGAGGGCCAGCAG TACGTGGAAACACTACGTGTAATATCTGCTACAAGACATTTGCGTGCAACTCTGCTCTGGAGATTCATTATCGAAGTCACACGAAGGAGCGGCCTTTTAAATGCAGCATATGCGACCGAGGATTTTCGACGAAG AATGCTGGATCGGACGTATGCTCCTCGTGCGCGGAGCAACGAAAGCCCTTTACCATAAAGGGCACTCCACAAACGAATAACCGATATCAGAGCGAGGAGAGAAGAACGTCGACTAGCGGAAACGAGGAGAAACCCAAACGCAGGCGGCGGAGGCCTGAGGAACGGAAGAACCGGGGGCGGACCGGGACCGGAGGGGGGCGGGGGCTGACGTCTATCTATTCAACCGTCCGCCTGCCCCCGCTGATGCCACCCGCCCTCGGACTTCTCACCTCGGACCACGTCTTCCTG GGCAACATGAAACAACACATGCTGACACACAAAATACGCGATATGCCACCCCACCTCTTCACCGATGCGAAACAACAACACCAACAACAAAGCCAGGACCACGAGAGTTCTAGGAGTCCTATGTGCAGCGACGATTTGAGTttaccacctccacctccacccccgccaccaccaccaccggtACCACCGACGTCAATCGAGTCGGCAGTACCAATGAAGAGATCTCCACCCGAGGGTGATCTTCCGGCACCAAAGAGACCACCCA GCGTGCCGAGTAAACACTTGTGCCAGATTTGCAATAAGAATTTCTCATCATCTTCGGCGCTCCAGATCCATATGAGAACTCATACTGGCGACAAACCATTCCGATGCACCGTCTGCCAGAAGGCCTTCACCACCAAGGGTAACTTAAAG GTACACATGGGAACCCATATGTGGACCAACGGGGCCTCGCGGCGAGGACGACGCATGTCGTTGGATCTGCCACCTCTGCCCATCACTCCCAAGGACTCGGAGTTCCTCCAGCGACGGCCGGATCTCTTCTATCCCTATCTACCCGCGCCATTCCTTAACGGAGTACAGCAAAAG CTGAACGAGATATCGGTGATCCAAAGTAACAACGGTTTGCCAGCACACTCGGTAGGCGCGGCAAAGTACGCAGGACTATTTGGTTCCGTGTACAGTGGAAACGGAGGAGGCTTCCCTGGGGACAAACAACCGATGGCGCCAACTAGCAACGGGCCCTTGGTCGACGGCAAGCCAGCCATACCAACTGGCTCGATGCTTTTCCAAACGCCATCGCCGTCTCATTCGCCGGGTACACCGTCCTCTAACAGTGGAAATCAAAATTCGGCGAGTGTTCCGTCGTGGACGACGAGCACCGGCGACCCTCTTCAACATCATTTCGACAGAGAGCCACCAAGTAGAACAGAGAACGCAGCTACACCACCTACGGCGAGATTACCGCCACCTTCGGCCCCAAGAGGCGAAGGACTCGCCGCGTGA
- the LOC127065401 gene encoding homeotic protein spalt-major-like isoform X3, with translation MQLMRWSITRRLECRGIRQSQEKSCQPTTRIYSSRSSGEENDFISDGEESGGGGGGGDEAVDLTAARTHHGDEDEKDQEDPLEEDEEGVDEQDEQDEDEEGSRKQMHHRQDAENNNNFVEGGASSGIFPPAGTSHVTLEALQNTKVAVAQFAATALAGGADSEAALQDLALLQSTLYTLQHQQVFQLQLISQLQQQLSITHGQSVPQSSTTEPPNSKEASPSPVLHPKALSTLTSPPSCRSPSSSSHRQQSSPAPATPNLPQERPTPSSSASPLNLPLQATTPNVSSSIPTTSNNSSNLALSHQMPPLCSISSSLASSIITNTDPPPLHEPNTLEMLQKRAQEVLDNASQGLLANNLADELAFRGGKGSRLSPYDSKSGGSRGEHFFKHRCRYCGKVFGSDSALQIHIRSHTGERPFKCNVCGSRFTTKGNLKVHFQRHTAKFPHVKMNPNPVPEHLDKYHPPLLQQIASGQRPMPSPPPPPPSHHPSFHPAATAHGFLPPQPPLPLSLALPGMPPLYRSPIINHRDDQELPENLSKPNVTTVPTATSPLSPAALSNSHHSSFHDNHQQQQQKQQLEQEEIKMEQRSPLQEQYPQRPTSRDGTDRITPKKEPEDTEEPVEEETEDFEETTRRYLASPPSSANPPSQPQTYEDCSMDSKISGRLEADGDMEVDEETEEQPENLSSRGTAGRLPQQIVAYPGASPASSSASSGSVQTSFAGILFPGPPAHHQIPHHTVANASVTPTVSAPEMIVDPAKDPAIYSSLLPRPGSNDNSWESLIEITKTSETSKLQQLVDNIEHKLTDPNQCVICHRVLSCKSALQMHYRTHTGERPFKCKICGRAFTTKGNLKTHMGVHRAKPQLRVFHQCPVCHKKFTNALVLQQHIRLHTGEPTDLSLEQIQADEVNEFPPGYSHHPLASFLPQGFPPIHPTSAGFSLGFPPSRQPTIERQHQKNDMDVKEEPQQQQHQQQQQQQHQLLHHQQQQQQQQQQRYMEEHNEEVEEQEDEEEDRREDDERCEVNRDRCIPDTEEEQDHENEESEQKEISLSTFSTSLAALENQVRTITTTATGTASNVARSPSYHRYNGSDKSNSPPTGGAPLDLTPRASSTPASVSSAATPPPQTTPHHAHPFGMFAGLLQTVSSSPSTSTMGSSSSINSVTSMNTVAPGSGASGPLASLTTSAVLAATSTYNPLGLAVGGPAVRGNTTCNICYKTFACNSALEIHYRSHTKERPFKCSICDRGFSTKGNMKQHMLTHKIRDMPPHLFTDAKQQHQQQSQDHESSRSPMCSDDLSLPPPPPPPPPPPPVPPTSIESAVPMKRSPPEGDLPAPKRPPSVPSKHLCQICNKNFSSSSALQIHMRTHTGDKPFRCTVCQKAFTTKGNLKVHMGTHMWTNGASRRGRRMSLDLPPLPITPKDSEFLQRRPDLFYPYLPAPFLNGVQQKLNEISVIQSNNGLPAHSVGAAKYAGLFGSVYSGNGGGFPGDKQPMAPTSNGPLVDGKPAIPTGSMLFQTPSPSHSPGTPSSNSGNQNSASVPSWTTSTGDPLQHHFDREPPSRTENAATPPTARLPPPSAPRGEGLAA, from the exons ATGCAGCTCATGCGATGGAGCATAACGCGTCGCCTGGAGTGTCGAGGCATTAGGCAATCTCAGGAGAAAAGCTGCCAACCAACGACAAGGATTTATTCCAGCCGATCCTCCG GAGAGGAAAATGACTTCATATCGGACGGCGAGGAGAGTGGCGgcggtggaggaggaggagacgaAGCGGTTGATCTTACAGCGGCTCGAACTCATCACGGAgatgaggatgagaaggaTCAAGAGGATCCTTTGGAGGAAGACGAGGAAGGCGTCGACGAGCAAGACGAAcaagacgaggacgaagaaggCTCGCGAAAGCAAATGCACCATCGGCAGGACGCGGAGAACAATAACAATTTCGTCGAGGGTGGAGCGAGCAGCGGGATCTTTCCACCGGCTGGTACTAGTCACGTCACACTCGAAGCCCTTCAAAATACGAAAGTGGCCGTCGCTCAATTCGCGGCCACTGCACTCGCCGGTGGGGCGGACAGCGAGGCAGCTCTACAGGACTTGGCCCTCTTGCAAAGTACGCTCTACACGCTTCAACATCAGCAGGTTTTTCAATTGCAGCTGATAAGTCAGCTGCAACAACAATTATCCATTACTCATGGCCAATCCGTGCCACAATCGTCGACGACCGAGCCGCCCAATAGCAAGGAAGCATCGCCGTCTCCTGTCCTGCATCCGAAGGCATTGTCTACATTGACCTCGCCACCTTCCTGTCGATCACCCAGCAGTAGCAGCCATCGTCAACAAAGCTCGCCGGCGCCGGCAACGCCGAATCTACCCCAAGAACGGCCTACGCCTAGCAGCAGCGCTTCTCCTCTGAATCTACCGCTGCAAGCTACTACGCCTAACGTCTCCTCGAGCATACCAACGACGAGTAACAACAGTAGCAATCTAGCGTTGTCCCATCAGATGCCACCGCTGTGCTCGATAAGCTCGTCCTTGGCGTCCTCGATAATAACCAATACGGATCCACCGCCGCTTCACGAACCGAACACCCTGGAAATGCTACAGAAACGAGCGCAAGAGGTGCTGGACAATGCCAGCCAAGGACTACTGGCTAATAACCTCGCCGACGAGCTCGCCTTCAGGGGTGGCAAAGGTTCTCGGCTCTCGCCTTACGACTCTAAATCAGGTGGCAGCCGGGGAGAACATTTCTTCAAGCACCGATGTCGCTACTGCGGCAAGGTTTTCGGCAGCGACTCGGCCCTACAGATCCACATACGATCCCATACAGGTGAGCGACCCTTTAAATGCAACGTCTGCGGCAGCCGATTCACCACGAAGGGAAACCTGAAGGTCCACTTCCAGAGACACACGGCTAAATTTCCGCACGTTAAAATGAACCCAAATCCCGTCCCCGAGCATCTCGACAAGTATCATCCGCCTCTCCTTCAGCAGATAGCCTCGGGTCAGAGGCCGATGCCGTCTCCGCCACCTCCGCCTCCTTCGCATCACCCCTCGTTTCATCCAGCGGCTACGGCCCACGGATTTCTTCCTCCTCAGCCACCTCTGCCACTCAGTCTCGCCTTGCCCGGAATGCCACCCCTTTACCGGTCTCCCATTATTAATCATCGCGACGACCAAGAGCTACCGGAGAACTTGAGTAAACCCAACGTAACCACGGTACCGACGGCCACCTCGCCCCTCTCCCCGGCTGCTCTCTCCAACTCCCACCATTCCTCCTTCCACGATAATcatcaacaacagcagcaaaaGCAACAGCTCGAGCAAGAGGAAATCAAAATGGAACAGCGTTCGCCTCTTCAAGAACAATACCCGCAACGACCGACTAGTAGAGACGGTACCGATAGAATAACGCCGAAGAAAGAACCCGAGGACACCGAGGAACCGGTGGAAGAGGAGACCGAAGATTTTGAAGAAACGACAAGGCGATATCTCGCTTCGCCGCCTTCTTCGGCTAACCCACCCTCGCAACCTCAAACCTATGAGGACTGTAGTATGGACAGCAAGATAAGTGGCAGATTGGAGGCCGATGGTGACATGGAGGTGGACGAGGAGACCGAGGAACAACCGGAGAATCTTTCTAGTCGAGGAACGGCCGGTCGTTTGCCTCAACAAATCGTCGCATATCCCGGAGCATCGCCGGCCAGCAGCAGCGCGAGCAGCGGAAGCGTTCAAACGTCCTTCGCCGGGATTTTATTCCCTGGGCCACCTGCTCATCACCAAATACCACATCACACCGTCGCGAACGCGAGCGTCACGCCGACCGTCTCGGCGCCCGAGATGATCGTCGACCCTGCCAAGGATCCGGCGATATATTCCAGTCTCCTACCGAGACCCGGGAGCAACGACAATTCCTGGGAGAGTTTGATCGAAATAACGAAAACGTCGGAAACGTCGAAATTGCAACAATTGGTCGATAATATCGAGCACAAGCTGACCGATCCGAATCAATGCGTCATTTGTCACAGAGTACTCTCTTGCAAGAGCGCCCTGCAAATGCATTATAGAACGCATACGGGAGAACGTCCGTTCAAGTGTAAAATTTGCGGGCGAGCTTTTACCACGAAGGGCAACCTCAAAACCCACATGGGTGTGCACCGCGCGAAGCCACAGCTTCGAGTGTTTCACCAATGTCCCGTTTGTCATAAGAAGTTCACGAACGCGCTCGTGCTACAGCAGCACATACGTCTGCACACGGGCGAGCCTACCGATCTCAGTCTGGAACAGATACAGGCGGACGAAGTGAACGAGTTTCCCCCTGGCTATTCGCATCACCCATTAGCCTCTTTCCTACCTCAAGGATTTCCACCGATACATCCGACGAGCGCGGGTTTCTCCCTAGGATTTCCACCCTCCCGACAGCCTACCATAGAACGACAACACCAGAAAAACGACATGGACGTTAAGGAGGAACCTcagcagcaacagcatcaacaacaacagcaacagcaacatcaATTGCTTCATcatcagcaacagcagcagcagcaacagcagcagagATACATGGAAGAACACAACGAGGAAGTGGAAGAgcaagaagacgaagaggaagatcGCAGGGAGGACGACGAAAGGTGCGAGGTCAATCGCGATAGGTGTATCCCGGACACCGAGGAGGAACAGGATCACGAGAACGAGGAAagcgaacaaaaagaaatctctctatctaccttCTCGACCTCTTTGGCTGCTTTGGAGAATCAAGTGCGAACGATCACGACCACGGCGACCGGCACGGCCTCGAACGTCGCGAGATCGCCTTCCTATCATCGTTACAACGGCAGCGACAAGAGCAATAGCCCTCCCACCGGTGGGGCACCCCTCGATCTCACCCCTCGAGCCTCGTCGACGCCAGCCTCGGTATCATCCGCAGCGACGCCGCCACCCCAGACGACACCCCATCACGCGCATCCTTTCGGAATGTTCGCAGGCCTCTTGCAGACGGTCTCCTCCTCGCCTTCCACCAGCACCATGGGATCCTCCTCCAGCATAAACAGTGTCACTTCGATGAATACCGTCGCTCCTGGCAGCGGTGCCAGTGGTCCACTAGCCTCCCTCACAACATCGGCAGTCCTCGCTGCCACGTCGACCTACAATCCGCTCGGCCTAGCTGTCGGAGGGCCAGCAG TACGTGGAAACACTACGTGTAATATCTGCTACAAGACATTTGCGTGCAACTCTGCTCTGGAGATTCATTATCGAAGTCACACGAAGGAGCGGCCTTTTAAATGCAGCATATGCGACCGAGGATTTTCGACGAAG GGCAACATGAAACAACACATGCTGACACACAAAATACGCGATATGCCACCCCACCTCTTCACCGATGCGAAACAACAACACCAACAACAAAGCCAGGACCACGAGAGTTCTAGGAGTCCTATGTGCAGCGACGATTTGAGTttaccacctccacctccacccccgccaccaccaccaccggtACCACCGACGTCAATCGAGTCGGCAGTACCAATGAAGAGATCTCCACCCGAGGGTGATCTTCCGGCACCAAAGAGACCACCCA GCGTGCCGAGTAAACACTTGTGCCAGATTTGCAATAAGAATTTCTCATCATCTTCGGCGCTCCAGATCCATATGAGAACTCATACTGGCGACAAACCATTCCGATGCACCGTCTGCCAGAAGGCCTTCACCACCAAGGGTAACTTAAAG GTACACATGGGAACCCATATGTGGACCAACGGGGCCTCGCGGCGAGGACGACGCATGTCGTTGGATCTGCCACCTCTGCCCATCACTCCCAAGGACTCGGAGTTCCTCCAGCGACGGCCGGATCTCTTCTATCCCTATCTACCCGCGCCATTCCTTAACGGAGTACAGCAAAAG CTGAACGAGATATCGGTGATCCAAAGTAACAACGGTTTGCCAGCACACTCGGTAGGCGCGGCAAAGTACGCAGGACTATTTGGTTCCGTGTACAGTGGAAACGGAGGAGGCTTCCCTGGGGACAAACAACCGATGGCGCCAACTAGCAACGGGCCCTTGGTCGACGGCAAGCCAGCCATACCAACTGGCTCGATGCTTTTCCAAACGCCATCGCCGTCTCATTCGCCGGGTACACCGTCCTCTAACAGTGGAAATCAAAATTCGGCGAGTGTTCCGTCGTGGACGACGAGCACCGGCGACCCTCTTCAACATCATTTCGACAGAGAGCCACCAAGTAGAACAGAGAACGCAGCTACACCACCTACGGCGAGATTACCGCCACCTTCGGCCCCAAGAGGCGAAGGACTCGCCGCGTGA